A stretch of DNA from Bradyrhizobium algeriense:
CGGTCTGGCAGTTTCGCGAGCCTATCGCCGCGCTGGTACAGGACGGAAAAACCGTCGGACGCCACTACGCGGGACCGAATTGGGAGCATATGGATGGAAGCGCAATACGGGGAAAGGCTGCTGCCACCGCGCCGGGCGCGACGTCGAACGACATCGCCTGGCTCAAGCTTGACGTGACGGAACATCACGGCGAGGGCACCTTCGCTACCGTGACAACCGTCCAGCGTCTCAACACGCAGGGCGGAATGGCGCAGGGACCATGCGAGAAGGCGGGCAGCTACCGCAGCGTTGCCTATTCCGCGGACTATGTGTTCTTGCGCAAGAGAAGCTGAAAGCTCTGACGCGCTGGTTCACACATGTTCCCCAGTCCTGCAGGGGTCGTGCTCTTCCCTGCGGCAATTTGGCGAGATTGCGCGTGCTTCGATCTGGAAAATCCGACCGCAGCTGCCTGGCCGGAGAGGTCGGATCGAGGACCTGCTCTCGACTGTGGAAGGTGCCAGCGGTGCATGGTTGATCGGGGACACCGCCTGTCAGTCGGTATGCCTGATCCGCGCCCGGAAATGAGCGCCGCCCTTCGATCAATTTCCGATAATCCAGCCTCTACACGAGGCTTCCACGTGTGGCGCGCTGCCCAGGTTCAGTTCCTGAACTAGTGGGGCGTGGCGAAGGCTGATAGTCCGCATTTCACGAGCATGGGCCCGCCTGGAATCATTCACTGCCTTATCAGCGCTTATCGCCGATGGGCGCTGATCTGCATTTCGCAGCCTCCAAACGGTGAGGACTTATGAAAAAACATACGACTGAACGGAACGTCACGGCATTGACCAGCTCTGCGGCACTTGGTGCGCTTGCTTTCCTGACCGTGGGTACGTCATCGGCTTTCGCTGCCACGCTGTCGTACAGGGCTGATGTCGATGGCACGCCGTCGGCGGTATGGGCTGCGATCGGTCCGTTTTGCGCGATCAAGGACTGGCTGCCGCAAGTTGGCGCCTGCATCGAGGACGGCAAGTCTCCTCCGACCCGCACAGTTGTGACCGAGGACGGCAAGGCGGCGTTCGTGGAGACCCAGACCGCTCGCGACGACGCAAAGTATAGTTATTCCTACAACTTCCGGGCGACGCCGTTGCCGGTCAGGCAATACGTGTCAACGATCAAAGTGGTGGCGAACGGTAAGGACACATCCACCGTGATCTGGAGCAGCACATACACCCCAGAGCCGGGGAAAGAAAAGGACGCGAGCGATGGTTTGCTCGCGATTTACGAAGCGGGTCTGACCTCCATCAAGGCCAGGCTCGCGAAGTAGGCCGGTGACCTCGCCGGCAGGCCCGCTTTCCTGACAAATCGCTTGCGCGTTAGCGGCTGGACGTGAGCCAAGCCTCCGGCACGTTGGCCGGCGAGATACCGATCCGACCTCCAACGAAGAAAGCCAAAAACTTCGTCCCACGCGCGGGCTTTTTGCCCCAGCGGCGCCTCTATCGGTAATGGGCGCGGTCCCGGGGGTGGATTGACGTTGCAAGTGCCGCGCTCGAGAAGTCGGCGACAGGTCGTTCGTTCTCGGAACAATCCAGACGCATGTCAGTCGAATGTTTGAAAAACAGGTGTCAGCCGCCAGGCCGATCTGGTCAAACTGGTTACTGGATTTTCGACGCCGCTCGCAGTCTGATGCGAAAATCGCGCGCCGGCCTCAGCTAATCAGACCTTCATCCTGCGGCTCGCGTCCTCCGATCGCAGGACGCGCGCCTTTCAGCATCGCACTACGGTCCGTCGAATCTCGTTCCAAGCGAGGTCAGGAATCTTGGGCAGGCGGCATCGTGCAGTGAACGAGCGAGAGGACCAGTTGATGAAGATACCTGAATGCTTCGCAATAACGATCTGGATTCTTCCGATGCTCGTGGCTGCTATCACCCTGGCTGTAGTGACGGATGAGGCGTTTGCCGAAAGTGGTCGTCGGCCTGGCACGGGCATCGGCAACACCGAAACCACGTCCCCACCGGCTGCCGGCGGCACCGCCGGCATCGTCGCAAAACCCGCTCCTGGCGGTCCGATCGGCAAGCCTCTTCCTCCCATTCCCATTGACCCCGGAAAAGGCGACGGTCGTGTCGGCCATGACGGCAGGTCCGATCACAGGCATAGCGGAAGGCATCGCTATTATAGTCGCTGGCACAAACACAGGCACAAGCACAGCCGCTATGAAAGCCCTCCCATTATCGGAAAGGATCCGGGGGAGCTGTTCAAACGCGGCGTAGTCGGGCCGCGGCCCGGGGCTGGCGGCGGGACGACCAAGCCTGTTCCCATTCCGATCGCCCGATAATCTAGAATCCTTCGAGCACGGGATCGTCGCCCGCGATTCCGTGCCGGGTGCGCTAAGTTCGCGGATCCCGGCGAGTTGATGCTTCGTGTTCGTTTCGCCGCCAGCATCCGCCGATCGAAAGACGCGAAGCTCTCGACGCGGCGACTAACTAATGTCGCGCCGCCCTTCAGAGGCATGGTCATAGCCATCAAGAGCACCCGAGATCATTCAGAACCTTGATCTTGCGATGGACGTCGCCAGGAAAGTCCGACAGTGTCGCTCTCGCAGTCGATGATCTTGGTGACCGCTGACTCTTGGTGGAACTGCCCAACTTTCCCATCGCCAAAATCAAGGTGGACACGGAATTTGTTGCCGGTTGCGCCGAAAGCCACCTGAAGCAGATCGTTCGCCGACAAAACGTGCCTCATCCAGCGGAGCGGAAGAGCTGCGGCAACATGCCGTTATTTGGAAGCGAAGGCCCAAGGCAATCGCGAATGATGGCGAACAATATGCGGGATAGCGAGGCCAACCGCGACGCCGCATGTCGGCTCGGAGCCGATAAGGAAGCCTCTCCCGCCAATTACTGCCCGACACCAGCACAGGTTCGATCGCGGTGGCTGGCACAGGTCTCATCGCCATCACGATCACCATCGGCGGGTCGTCACGGTGCCAATCATCGTTGTGCCGGTGCGATAGAAGCTCGTGAACCGGCTTACGTCGGGTTCTGCGAATGAGCGCTTGGGCATCGTCCTTCGCGACCATAGACTCATCGTCGAAACCCGAGCTTAAGCTCGGGCTTCGCTTTTCGGACCTGCTCAAGGAATGGTTCAAAGAAGCTCCGCGTTCGCGGCCAAAAACGTCAGGCCTGGAAGCATGATCCAGGCCTGACGTTTGCTTGCTAACTTTTTGCCAGCGAAAAATTGTCTGCACTCACTCAAATGAATCGCGGCTGAATGCTTTAACACCTGCAAGCCTTTGCCAACCGGGATAGATGACAGAACGCGGATCACGTTTCGTCATTCGATCGGAGGATCAGTGGTGTGATGTTTTGGAAGTCGGACCTGTGTGCATCTCAGCGCAACTTCTATCGCTTGTGATCGCTATAGATTCATCGCCGAAGCGCGAGCTTGAGCTCGGCTTCGACGAGACCGGAAATGCGCGACTTTTCAGTCGGTCGCCGTTCGAGAGCTGGCCCTTATTCCGTGACGACTTCGCCGGAGCCGCCCAGCTCGGCCGGAAAGTCCTTGAGCTTGGGGAGTCCGTCCCGCATGCGCAGCACCGTTTCGGCGTAATTGACGTGAACGCCGGGAGTGAAGGCAAGCGTCGGGATCGTGGCGGCGAACACGTCAACCAGTCCTAGGGTCGGATGTTTGGTCAGCAGGTGCCCGCCGCACTTCTTGCAGTACTGACGCTCGCTGAGTGGCGTCTTCTGGAACGTCGCAACGTGCTCGGCTCCTGACTTGACCTGCACCGCTTCCGGCTTCCACAGCGTGAAGGCATTGACGGGCCCGCCCGACCACGACCGACAAGAATTGCAATGACAATAGCCCATGCCTTCCGGCGATCCGGTGACCTCAAGTTTAACCGCGCCGCAGAAGCAGCCTCCGACGTGACTCATGTTTCTTCCCTTTCGAAGTTGATCAAGTCACGCCAATTATCAAGGAGATTTGATAACATTCCAGTTCACGAACTGTACTTGCGCGTCATCGCAGACCGCAGAGGCGATGCGGTTGCAACCGAGGTCAGCTTCATGCGGGCTGGTTACATTCAGCTTGCGAGCTTTTGTTCTTTCGCAAAAGGACTGAGACCGAGCCAGGTCTGCATGGCCGAAGCAAGTTTCTGGTTTCCGGTCAGCAGCATGCGCTCGCTGCCAACAGCAGCGCGCACGGTATCAAGTCCCATCCAGATGGCCGTCATGGTGCGCAGATCGACGGACACATAGAGGTCGACGTCGAAGCCGGGATCGATCGAACAGAGATCGACACCGTCCTGGGGATCGACGAGCAGCCACCAGGAACGCTGCGCAGCCGAAAGCTCGGGATAGACGAACTGAATCACGCTGCGAGTTCGCGGCATAGGGGTCGTATTCAGATTTCGCCGCATGTCCCACATCAGAAGTTGGACGTCCAGATGCTGGAGCGACAAATCCGCTTCGATCCGGCGCTGACCCCAGACGCCGAATGCCTCGACGATCGGACCGAGCTCGCGTCCGGACAATGTCAGATGATATTCGAAAATGCCGGCCTCGGACGTCGAGGCCGTGCGGGCGACAATACCGGCGATTTCAAGATCTTTGAGGCGTTGCGAGAGCAGGGCCGGCGACATCCGCGGCACGCCGCGGCGCAATTCGTTAAAGCGCGTTGAACCGGCCACGAGCTCGCGGAGCAAAACCACAGTCCAGCGCGTGCATAGTATCTCCGCGGCCATCGCGACCGGGCAGAATTGCTTATAGCTGCCTATTGACATTGCTTTCCTCCGCCAAAAAACGACCAGGGGAGCCTACGGCTTAAACGCAAGCGTTGCCAGTTCAGTTTCTGTACCGGACTCGATTCACTTCCTGAACTGGTCGCGCGCAACGCGGATTGGTAGTTGGCCGGGGCGCGAGCTTGGGCTCGCCCAAGAGCTGCACTCAGCTCGTCGTCGTTTGCCGTCGAGCCGCAGCTCCACCTTCCAACCATGAGGATTTCCTATGAGAAAGCATACGATTAGACCGACCATGCAAACAATGATGCGTTCCGCGGCGCTTTACGCAGTAGCGCTTGTAGCTATCGGTGTTTTCCCCGCTTCCGCGGCCACGTTGATGCGCACCATCGACGTGAAAGCGTCGCCATCGGCTGTGTGGTCCATGATCGGTCCATTCTGCGCGATCAAGGACTGGTTGCCGCCCGTGGGAGCCTGCATTGAGGACGGCAAGACGCCGCCGACCCGAACCCTCGTGACCAAGGATGGCAAGGCGGCGTTCGTGGAAACGCAAATCGCACGGGATGATGCAGAGTACAGCTATTCCTACGCATTCATATCGAGTCCATTGCCGGTCACGAACTACAAGTCGACGATCAAGGTTACGGCCAAGGGTGACGGCTTCTCCACCGTTACTTGGACCGGCTCCTATACCCCGGATCAGGGCAAGGAAAAGGCTGCTAGCGAGGCGTTGAACGGCGTCTACGAAGCTGGTCTGGCCGAGATCAAAGCTAGATTGGTCAAATAAGCAGCCAGCCCTTCTTCCGTCATTCTATCGGTGCGTCTCTGCCGGTGCGGCTCGGACTCCAAGTTCGACGCTGACCGGCGAGATGCTTCGGCTTCTTCCGTTTGCCTAACGTCTTTCGGCCGGTTTGAGAGGAGAGAAATATTGGCTCGTGCCGTTCAACAAATCGCAAAGTCTCCACCTGCCTTTGGAGAGATGGGTGAATATCATCTGAAGTGACAAAATCCCTTTTGTTAGATGCTCAGCCTTCGTTCAGATCCGACGCGCAATATTTCTCACCTTCGGAAACTCGCTTGGCGACCTTCGAACCACCACTCGGCGCGGGCAATTGCTGGAAGCCGTCGGCACTGGCCGCCGGGTCGTTCGCCGCAAACTCGCTGGCATTCCGAAGTCGGAGTAGGCGCTTGGAGAGCGGCGCGCTGCTCGATCGGTGCGGCGAGATCCGCCGAGGTCTCGATGTCCGTGGTCCTGATGCCTTCCAAGGCAGCATCGTGCCCAGAAACCTTTGTCCGCGGCAATTAGCTGCCCTAACTCCATCGCTGCCAAGGTTGCAGCTGCGGAATAGCGGCTCCATGTTGAGAGGAGAGATAGTTTGAGTCGTGCCGTTCAACAGATCGCAAAATATCCACCGCCCTGCGGGGCAGGTCGACCAGACGCAGGGAGCGAGCGCCCACCCCTATATCAAAGAGCATCCCGTCTTATTGGGCATATCTACGATGCCTCCCTTGACCCTGCGATGTGGACTGTCGTTCTTGAAGAGATATCGGAATTTGTCGGCGGCCGGGCAGCTGCGCTTGTCTTCAAGGATAGCGGCAGTGCATTCGTGGAAGCTCGCTATCAGTTCGGTATCGATCCGAATCGCGTGCGGCTCTATTCGGAGACATATTCGAAGTTTGACCCCTTTGCGGCACTGGCGTTTGTTGGCGGCGGACAAATCGTGAGTCTTCCGGATCTCGTATGCTTTGAGGAATACTGCAAAGGGCGCTTCTACCAGGAATGGGCAGTCCCCCAAGGTTGGATCGACGTTGCGAGTGCCGTGCTGGACAAATCAGCGACTAGCTATGTTTTTCTCAGTGTTTTCCGGGGCATTGCGGACGGCATGGTCGATGATGAAATGCGCCGGCGTATGGCACTTGTCATTCCCCACGTCCGCCGTGCGGCGCTGATTGGAAAGGTGATCGGCCTCAAGCGCGAAGAAGCGCAGACGTTTGCAGATACGTTCGATGGACTCGGCGCCGGTATGTTTCTTGTCGATGGAAGAGGACAGATCATCCACGCCAACTCCGCAGGGAGCGCGATTCTTAGCGAAGGCAGCGTGCTGCGTTCAATGAATGGGCAAATCGTCGCAGGTGAGGCACAGATCAACAAAACGTTGCGCGATAAGTTCGCAATGGTCGATCAAGGCGACGCCGCGCTCGGTACCAAGGGGCTCGCGTTGCCATTGCGCGCGCCTGATGGAGAACGTTATGTCGTTCACGTGTTGCCGCTGGCCTCAGAGGCTCGTCTGCGTGCCGGCGTCGCCCATACGGCGGTCGCTGCACTGTTCGTCCGCAAGGCCATCCTGGAAACGCGATCGGCTCCGGAAGTCATAGGGCTTACCTATAAGTTGACGCCAACGGAGTTGCGCGTATTGCTTGCCGTCGTTGAAGTTGGCGGTGTTCCGGAAGTCGCCGCGGCGCTCGGCGTCGCGCAAACTACGATCAAGACGCATGTCAGCCGTTTGTTTGAAAAGACCGGAACCAGCCGTCAGGCCGATCTGGTCAAGCTGGTCGCCGGTTTTTCCACGCCGTTGGCAGATTGAAAAAGGGCACGCCAAGTATTTGTCGGCGTGCCCTTCAGAGATACTTGCTGCGTCAGTAAGGCCTGCACCTGTTCCTGCCGCCGTAGTTGAGGCACTGCATCCTGCGCGGTTTGCCTAGCCCTATGGACCGACCAGGCAGGCGATTAACGGTCTGGCCGGCGCTATCGCGGATAACGGGCCGCACAATATTGCCGCCTGGATGCCGAACGACGGTCGAGGTCAGTACGATGGCGGCCGTCGATGCTGATGGGCCGCTCGGCGCGGCTGTCATCGCAAGCGCCGGATTGACGCTGGCAGCCGCTGCTGCTCCGCCTATGGCGATCATGCACGCAATTAGAACGTTTGGGATCTTGATCATAGTCCAGATGCTTTCCGTATGATGGTTTTGTTCCCCCAACCGTTCGACTAGCATCGGCAGAATGGGTGCGCGTCCGGCGATCGGGGATCATGTCGTCTTGCTCGAGGATTATCCCCCGCGCCGTGAATCCGGATTATTCCATATGGTCAGAATTTCCAGATCATCGCGCCGCGAAATGTTTGGGTCTTGAAGCCAACATTGCAGGTGTCGCCAGGAACAACCGCGAAATCCCGGCTTCCATAGTCCGCATAGAGATATTCGAGACGACCGATCAGATTCGACGTGAATGCATGGTCGACACCGCCGCCGATAACCCCTCCATTGAGGAGGCGGGAGATGGCGTACACCGCGTCACCGTCACGGAACTCAAAGTTTGCCAGTGCAAGGCCACCCGCGACGTACACCAGCGTTTTTGGGAGGATGGCGTAACCCACCCGTGCGCGAACGGACCCGGTCCAGTCAACCTTGTAGTGATTGGGTAGCTGAACGATCGGCGCGGGTGGGATTGTAGTTGGTGGGGGCGAGGGCGGGGTGACGGTGCCAGTACCCCGCAAATTGCTCACCCCGAAATCACCTTCCAGACCATAGACGAACGCACCGGCCTGCCAGCTTACACCGGCAAGCAGCCCCCCGACGGCTCCATCCATCCGCACCGCATTTTCGGTGACGACGCCATTGTCGGCGACGCGGGCGCGTCCTCAGTTATAACCAACATGGGCGCCAGCATACACACCTGACCAATTGTATAAGTGGTCGATGGCCGGTGCTTTACTGTGGACCGGATGGATCATATCCGTCGCCATTGCAGGCGCCGAAAGAACCGCCGCCAAGACCAATCCGTTCCAGATTTGCTTCATTGAAATCCTAACCTCTCTAGGTGCAGCGATCTCTCGCAGCAACAAAGACACACGAACGAGATCTGAGTGCCTGCGTCTTCTGCGATGACTAATATGATCTTGGTTCCCATGGCCGATGAGCGGGGGAGCGACGGGGGTCGGGTAGTGCCACCGGCGGAGCCGCCAAATCCGGCATTGGCCTCACCGCCGACGCCTTTGCCCGTACCACCATTAATGTTGAAGGGCTTTCCCGCGGCAGTGCTGATGGGGCGTGTACCGGTGCTAGCTCGGGCGAATGCTCCGTCCATAGCCGCCACGAACGCGAACCCTGCCACGAGCGTCGTCACGATCGAAATTGGTTTCATGTGGTCCTCATCAGTTTTTCCTGCTTTGTCCCCTCATCTGGTTCTAGCGACAGCGAGGCCAGAGCTGAGCCAGATCATGGCGACAAACATATGCCTGCCGCGTCATTCGATCGGAGGATGAGGCGCTGCTAATCCACGGCAAGCGCAGTGTAGTAAGTAAGCAGCAGGGCCAACCCACTATCGCATGGCGCGGCGCTACTTGGGGCCGCCGCATCCTCTGATCGAGGGACGCGAGGCCGCAAATGCAAGGCTACGATCCCCAATCTTATTCGACACCATGACTCTCGTTCTTTGGAAGGCCGTACTCTGGAAGCTCAAGGGAAAATTGCTCCTCGCAGCCGGGCATCAAGATGTCATGCTTTTCTGTTCCGCGTGAGCTTCATGGGTGACCGCCACTTGTGCTTGGGAATCTAGCCTCGGTATTGGGAGCGGTTTTGAGTTGAGTTGAAACCTCAGCGACGAATCCTCGTCGCGTAGCTTCACTTTAGAAACGAGGACATTTATGGACCTGCTATCTAAAATAAACTTTGCGATCGAGAAGCATCCTGAAATGGCGTTAGTTTTATGTTGTACGATAACTCTCCTCGTTGCTGGAGTGTTCATGGCAATCGATCTGCACTTCGGCAGCGGATTGAGTTTTTCCGGCTCACCGCCGCGGGGCTAATGCCGAGATGGTTGCGAGCACGAGGTCGCTGACCAACCACTACGCCAACTTTTTTTGCGAGTTTAAAAATTGCCTCAGGCAAGCTCCCACACGCGTTGACGAGCCCTGGTTCGATCTGACCGGCCACATGCGCGTTCGAATCGTCAGAGATCTCGAACTTTGAGGTGTTCGATTTTGCTCGCGAAGGGACAAGACCGGACAAAACGCGGTGCAGCCGCGTCTAGGGAACAACCGGAACTAACGATCGGCCAAAGCGCGCCTCACTGATGCCGGCGGGCAGCCGGGAGAGCGGCTAGTTTGCGACCGACGCCGACTTCGGAAATGGCACCAGCACTACCGACATAGAGACATGGCCAATTTCTCCGTGCAAATCCAGCAATGTACCGCTTCCGATTCCGAGCCCGCTGGCGGGTTGCCAGCGGCTCTGTGCGCGGATCCCCACCCACTCGCCTGCCGGCCGCCTGAGGAGCTGGACCGTCAGGTTTGGATTGGGATCCGCGACGACATTCTGGAACGGCCGCGCGATGCCATGGGTCCAGTCCGCAGGTCCGAGCACGGACGACAGTGGGCCGGCGCCATCGATGATCTGGTGTTTGAGCCGAAACCAAGCGATGCCATCGCCTGCGCGCGCCTCCATGGCGTCCATGAACCATGGCCGGCCGCGGGCAGCCTGCACGTGACGCGCCGGGAACCGAGTTGGGTCGAAGCTGTCACCCCCTCCGTCCACAAATCCCGGCACCTCGATTGCGCGTTCGCGCGACAGCGTTACCCGCACGGTGGCGCAAGGATCCTCTTCGCCGTCAGGCCACAGCGTATCGAGGCGCGGCTGATCTGATTGGACGCATTCAATCGATTTATGCAAAGGCGGGTCTCGTCCGGCCCCGCCGTATTGCCTTCCTGGCCGGCAATTGCGGGTATTGCTGGTGCGCCTCGGTGGCCGCCCACCTGAGCGGGTTCAGCATCACATGGCTGCACCCGGCGGGGTCGCTGGACGATCAAATCTATCAAATCGAAGACGCCGAAATTGATGCGCTAGTCGTCGATGCGGAGCATTTCGCGACGCGAGGTGATCAGCTCGCAGCGCGAATTCCGCGCGACATGAAACTATTTCGAATTGGGCACGCCAGTTTCGGCGCTGACCTTCTCTCAGGCGCAGAAGCAGCGGGATCGTTCACGCCGCGCGATCTGGCGAAGACCACCGATATCGCGCTTCTCAACTACACCGGCGGAACAACCGGACGCCCGAAGGGCGCAATGCGGCGGCATGGTGCGGTAACGTCATACGTGACGGCGATCCTTGCTAACTTTGAACTTCCTGTTTCTCCCCGGTATCTCACGGTGGCACCGATCAGCCATGTCGCTGGCGTAAAGGTGCTCCCGACCCTGATTCTGGGGGGAACGGTTCATCTGCTGACCGGCTTCGATCCCTCGCGTGTCTTGAGGACGATCAGCGAGCACAAAATCAATTTCTCGCTGATGGTCCCGACGATGATCTATGCTCTGCTGGATCATCCCGAGTTCGCAAAGGCCGACCTTTCAAGTCTCGAACTGCTGCTCTACGGCGCGGCAGCGATGTCGCCGAGCCGGTTGGAGGACGGGCTGAAGCGCATCGGACCAGTGTTCTCGCAGCTCTATGGTCAGACCGAATGCTACCCGGCAACAGTATTGCGAAGGTCGGACCATGATCTTTCGCGCAAGCATCTTTTCACATCGTGCGGACTTCCCGTCACGGCAGCCGACGTGCGGCTGATCGATGATGAGGGGAGTGAAGTACCGCTGGGCGACGCCGGCGAAATCTGCATTCGCAGCCCCTATGTGATGGAAGAATACTGGAAGCTTTCGGATCTCACGCACGAAACGTTGAAGCACGGGTGGCTGCATACGGGCGATATCGGACGAAGGGATGATGAAGGATTCCTCTACATTGTCGATCGCAAGAAAGAGATGGTCATCACCGGCGGATTCAACGTATTTCCGCGCGAAGTCGAGGATTCACTGACGTCTCATCCAGCCGTCGCCAATGCTGCGGTCATCGGCGTGCCTGACGAAAAGTGGGGCGAAGCGGTCACCGCGATTGTTGTCTTGCGCTCACCGCACGGCGCCTCCGAGCAGGAGCTCGTTCTGCACGTCAAAGACAAGAAGGGAGCCGTTCAAGCTCCGAAGTCAATCTATTTTGTCGACGACCTGCCGATGACGCCGCTAGGCAAGGTCGACAAACAAGCTTTGCGCGCGCGCTATTGCACCAAGACATAGCGCTGCTCTTTCGTACGATGGAGCTGCGAAGCAACCAAAATGCTTACTACGATTGCCGTCGAGTGCTGAACGACTCTTGCGCGCAGCCTCGCTCTCGAGTTGGCGTCGTTTTTCCCTGGCGCGCAGATTGTCGTCAATGGTCGGCTCAGCCTTTCAGGGACGGAAGCTTTCAATCAGTGGAGTCAATCTGCGGTAGCGCCAGAGCCAGCTGAAACGCCCGATGTCGGGAACTCACGAAGGAACGGAAAAACGATGGTTAGAGCCGAAATGTCAGTGATCGCCG
This window harbors:
- a CDS encoding helix-turn-helix transcriptional regulator, producing MWTVVLEEISEFVGGRAAALVFKDSGSAFVEARYQFGIDPNRVRLYSETYSKFDPFAALAFVGGGQIVSLPDLVCFEEYCKGRFYQEWAVPQGWIDVASAVLDKSATSYVFLSVFRGIADGMVDDEMRRRMALVIPHVRRAALIGKVIGLKREEAQTFADTFDGLGAGMFLVDGRGQIIHANSAGSAILSEGSVLRSMNGQIVAGEAQINKTLRDKFAMVDQGDAALGTKGLALPLRAPDGERYVVHVLPLASEARLRAGVAHTAVAALFVRKAILETRSAPEVIGLTYKLTPTELRVLLAVVEVGGVPEVAAALGVAQTTIKTHVSRLFEKTGTSRQADLVKLVAGFSTPLAD
- a CDS encoding DUF3455 domain-containing protein, which produces MNSRLKMPLIAISLAIAALSATQASAQVPAGLAVPDAIVVATLHAEGAQIYDCKPGADGKPVWQFREPIAALVQDGKTVGRHYAGPNWEHMDGSAIRGKAAATAPGATSNDIAWLKLDVTEHHGEGTFATVTTVQRLNTQGGMAQGPCEKAGSYRSVAYSADYVFLRKRS
- a CDS encoding helix-turn-helix domain-containing protein; amino-acid sequence: MSIGSYKQFCPVAMAAEILCTRWTVVLLRELVAGSTRFNELRRGVPRMSPALLSQRLKDLEIAGIVARTASTSEAGIFEYHLTLSGRELGPIVEAFGVWGQRRIEADLSLQHLDVQLLMWDMRRNLNTTPMPRTRSVIQFVYPELSAAQRSWWLLVDPQDGVDLCSIDPGFDVDLYVSVDLRTMTAIWMGLDTVRAAVGSERMLLTGNQKLASAMQTWLGLSPFAKEQKLAS
- a CDS encoding GFA family protein, with the translated sequence MSHVGGCFCGAVKLEVTGSPEGMGYCHCNSCRSWSGGPVNAFTLWKPEAVQVKSGAEHVATFQKTPLSERQYCKKCGGHLLTKHPTLGLVDVFAATIPTLAFTPGVHVNYAETVLRMRDGLPKLKDFPAELGGSGEVVTE
- a CDS encoding SRPBCC family protein, whose protein sequence is MKKHTTERNVTALTSSAALGALAFLTVGTSSAFAATLSYRADVDGTPSAVWAAIGPFCAIKDWLPQVGACIEDGKSPPTRTVVTEDGKAAFVETQTARDDAKYSYSYNFRATPLPVRQYVSTIKVVANGKDTSTVIWSSTYTPEPGKEKDASDGLLAIYEAGLTSIKARLAK
- a CDS encoding SRPBCC family protein — encoded protein: MQTMMRSAALYAVALVAIGVFPASAATLMRTIDVKASPSAVWSMIGPFCAIKDWLPPVGACIEDGKTPPTRTLVTKDGKAAFVETQIARDDAEYSYSYAFISSPLPVTNYKSTIKVTAKGDGFSTVTWTGSYTPDQGKEKAASEALNGVYEAGLAEIKARLVK
- a CDS encoding AMP-binding protein, giving the protein MRVRATALPARWRKDPLRRQATAYRGAADLIGRIQSIYAKAGLVRPRRIAFLAGNCGYCWCASVAAHLSGFSITWLHPAGSLDDQIYQIEDAEIDALVVDAEHFATRGDQLAARIPRDMKLFRIGHASFGADLLSGAEAAGSFTPRDLAKTTDIALLNYTGGTTGRPKGAMRRHGAVTSYVTAILANFELPVSPRYLTVAPISHVAGVKVLPTLILGGTVHLLTGFDPSRVLRTISEHKINFSLMVPTMIYALLDHPEFAKADLSSLELLLYGAAAMSPSRLEDGLKRIGPVFSQLYGQTECYPATVLRRSDHDLSRKHLFTSCGLPVTAADVRLIDDEGSEVPLGDAGEICIRSPYVMEEYWKLSDLTHETLKHGWLHTGDIGRRDDEGFLYIVDRKKEMVITGGFNVFPREVEDSLTSHPAVANAAVIGVPDEKWGEAVTAIVVLRSPHGASEQELVLHVKDKKGAVQAPKSIYFVDDLPMTPLGKVDKQALRARYCTKT